From the Sphingobium sp. RAC03 genome, the window GTCCTGAGTAGCCCCTTCGACTGCCTGCCAAGGCAGGCGCTCAGCAACCGTATTGGGTGTCAAGCGAGATTGGCCCATGGTTTATCCTGCTGGACGATGGCGTTTGCGATAATGAGGAGTTTTCGCATGGCGGCGGTGATGGCGACTTTGGGCGCTTTGCCTCCCGCGCGGAGGTGCTGGTAGAAGTCGCGGATGGTTGGATTGAAGCGGATGGCGGGTAATGTTGCCATGTAGAGCGCGCATCTGACCGAGAGTCGGCCGCCGGTAATATGCGCCTGACCGCGCCACTGGCCGCTGTCACGGTTCATGGGAGCGATGCCGGCAAGGGCTGCGATCTGCTTTTTGTCAGCGATACCAAGTTCGGGGAGTTCGGCGATCAGCACTGCCGCTGTCGTGGCGCCGATGCCTGGAATAGACTCCAGCAGCATAGCTTTGCGCGCGAGCGTGGCATCAGCCGCGATTTCAGCCGTTATGCGCGCATCGCACTGGCCGATTTGTCCTTGCAGGAAGGCAATGTGCTCGCGGATCGAAGCCAGCGTTTCGGCGTCATCGAGGCCGGACAGACGCTGCTTTTCGGTAACCAGCATACCGACCAGTTGCCGCCTTCTGCGCACTTGCTCGGCAAGGCGAGCCTGATTTTCAGGTGTTGGCGGTGTTCTGGCGGGCTGCATGGCGTCAGCGAAGCGTAGGATGATGCCAGCGTCAAGCGCATCGGTTTTGGCGAGTTGACCGCTCGCTCTAGCAAAATCCCGCACTTGCCTGGGATTGACGATGCTCATGGCGATCCCCGCCGCTCCCATCTGGCGAGCGAGCAACCGGCCATAGCGGCCCGTTGCC encodes:
- a CDS encoding IS110 family transposase, which codes for MMSNQYVAVDVSKAALDIALPGANGVWRRTNSVAGIAALRRRLATLEHPHIVCEATGRYGRLLARQMGAAGIAMSIVNPRQVRDFARASGQLAKTDALDAGIILRFADAMQPARTPPTPENQARLAEQVRRRRQLVGMLVTEKQRLSGLDDAETLASIREHIAFLQGQIGQCDARITAEIAADATLARKAMLLESIPGIGATTAAVLIAELPELGIADKKQIAALAGIAPMNRDSGQWRGQAHITGGRLSVRCALYMATLPAIRFNPTIRDFYQHLRAGGKAPKVAITAAMRKLLIIANAIVQQDKPWANLA